DNA from Microbacterium foliorum:
GCCTCGGCGGCGGGACTCCGGACCGACGATGTGCACCTGCTGCGCGTGCGGCTCGAGCGATTGCACCGGTGGTACGTCGACGGGATGCTGTGCATCGGCGACGCGGCCCACGCGATGTCACCGGCGGGAGGGGTCGGCATCAACCTCGCCATCCAGGACGCCGTGGCCGCAGCCCGCATCCTCGGACCCGCGCTGGCGCACGGAGGCCGCCCTCGGCGCGCGGATCTCCGCCGCGTCCAGCGCCGCCGCACGTGGCCGACTCTCGTGACCCAGACGGTGCAGCGCGCACTGCAGGGGCCGCTGCTGTCGACGAGCGATGCGGATGCGCCCCTGCCGCCGGTGCTGCGCGTGCTGAGGCGGCATCCGGCACTGTCGCGCCTGACGGGCAGGTTCGTCGGGCTCGGTGCTCGCCCCGAGCGGCTGGGCCGACGGGCAGTCAGATCAGACGGCGCAGCGCCTCTTCGAGCGTGATGCCCTGCGCCTCGGCGCGGTCGCGCAGGCGCGCATGCTCATCGCTGGACAGGGCCAGCCGCACCTCGATCGGGTCGTCGACGGGCGCGTACAGGCTGTCGAGCAGGTCGGATGCCTCGGCCCAGAGAGGCTCGCTGACCGTCGTGGTGATGGTCGGCGACACCGCAGGAGCATCGGCATCGCGGGTCGCGGCGGCCGCGATCGGCGCGGATGCCGCCGCCGCGGCGCCGGCATCGGTCGCCATCGTGAAGCCGGGCCCGCGGCGCGGCTCCTGCTTCGCCTGGTAGGCCTTGGCGGCGGCGTTCGCGCGCTCGTCGGCCGCCTCGTTGAGCGGGTGGCCGGCGTGGCCCTTGACCCACGAGAACTCGACGTCGCGTCCGAGGATCGCCTCGTCGATGCCCTCGAGCAGGTCGCGGTTGAGCACGGGACCCCCGTCGGACTTGCGCCAGCCCTTGCGCTTCCACCCCGGCATCCACTTGGTCACCGAATCGATCACGTAGCGACTGTCGCACTCGATCATCAGCTTCTCGGAGATGCCGGCCGTCGCCTGCAGCAGCTCGAGCACGGCCCGCAGCTCGCCCTGGTTGTTGGTGCCGTGCGGGGATCCTCCCGCCGCCCAGTTGGCGTCGTCGATGTACCAGGCCCAGCCGTTGGGGCCGGGATTGCCCAGGGCGGAACCGTCTGCGGCGGCGGTGATCGTCATCCCTCCACCGTAGCCGCGACCGACGACACCGCCCGCTCGTGCTCTGTTCGCGGCCCGCGGGGCCGCGGCATAGTGTGGTCGGATGCCTTCCGACTTCACCTGGGATTCCTGGATCGGCACGGCGGCGGCCCTCGGCATCGCGATCATCGCCGCCGCGGCCGCACTCGTGACGCTGGCGCTGGTCGCCGGCCTGATCGGTCGTCGAGTGCCGTGGGTGCGTGATCTCGCCCGACGGGTCCGCAACGCGATGATCGTGACGGCGGCGGTGTCGGCGATCTGGATCGCCCTGTCCGTCACCGAGCCCGCGGCGCAGGACTGGTGGCCGGCCGTCTCGAGACTCTTCCTGATCGCCACGATCCTCACGGGGTCATGGCTCGTCGCCGCCTCCGCCTCGTTCGGCTTCGAGAGGCTCATCGACCGTGAGGAGAGCGCACTCGTCGGCCCCGAGGCGCGTCGCCGGCGCACCCAGCTGCTCGTGATCCATCGCCTCGTGCTGGTGACGATCGCCGTTCTCGCGCTGGGCGCGGTGCTGTTCACGTTCCCCGAGATGCGGGCTGTCGGCACGAGCCTGCTCGCATCCGCCGGAATCGTCAGCATCATCGCGGGCCTTGCCGCGCAATCCATCCTCGGCAACCTGATCGCCGGCGTGCAGGTCGCGTTCACCGATGCCATCAAGGTCGGCGACGTCGTGGTCATCCAGGGGGAGTGGGGGCGCATCGGCGAGATCAATCTGTCGTACGTGGTCGTCTACATCTGGGACGAGCGGCGGCTGGTCGTGCCGTGCAGCTACTTCACGACGACGCCGATCGAGACCTGGACGCGACGATCCGACAAGATCCTCGGCACCGTCTACCTGGATCTCGACTGGCGGGTGCCGATGGACGATCTGCGCGCCGAGTTCGCACGGGTCGTCGAGGCGTCGCCGGCCTGGGACGGCCGGTCGCTCGACGCGGTGGTCACCGAGGCGCAGGGCGGCTTCGTCACCGTGCGCCTCGTGATGTCGGCGAAGGACTCGGGTGATCAGTGGGCACTGCGCTGCGAGGTGCGGGAGAAGATGATCGGCTGGCTGCAGAGGGAGCATCCCGAAGCGCTGCCCCGCACACGCGTCGACATCGGCGCCGCGCGCGACGCCGACTGACTCCGCGTGCGGGCGGGCTGACTCAGTCCTGGTCGGGTTCGGGCTCGTCTTCGGGCTCATCTTCGGGCTCGGGCTCGTCCTCGGGCTCGGGTTCGGGCTCGGGCTCGGGCTCGCGGTT
Protein-coding regions in this window:
- a CDS encoding ribonuclease H family protein; the encoded protein is MTITAAADGSALGNPGPNGWAWYIDDANWAAGGSPHGTNNQGELRAVLELLQATAGISEKLMIECDSRYVIDSVTKWMPGWKRKGWRKSDGGPVLNRDLLEGIDEAILGRDVEFSWVKGHAGHPLNEAADERANAAAKAYQAKQEPRRGPGFTMATDAGAAAAASAPIAAAATRDADAPAVSPTITTTVSEPLWAEASDLLDSLYAPVDDPIEVRLALSSDEHARLRDRAEAQGITLEEALRRLI
- a CDS encoding mechanosensitive ion channel family protein, with amino-acid sequence MPSDFTWDSWIGTAAALGIAIIAAAAALVTLALVAGLIGRRVPWVRDLARRVRNAMIVTAAVSAIWIALSVTEPAAQDWWPAVSRLFLIATILTGSWLVAASASFGFERLIDREESALVGPEARRRRTQLLVIHRLVLVTIAVLALGAVLFTFPEMRAVGTSLLASAGIVSIIAGLAAQSILGNLIAGVQVAFTDAIKVGDVVVIQGEWGRIGEINLSYVVVYIWDERRLVVPCSYFTTTPIETWTRRSDKILGTVYLDLDWRVPMDDLRAEFARVVEASPAWDGRSLDAVVTEAQGGFVTVRLVMSAKDSGDQWALRCEVREKMIGWLQREHPEALPRTRVDIGAARDAD